The Cololabis saira isolate AMF1-May2022 chromosome 20, fColSai1.1, whole genome shotgun sequence genome includes a window with the following:
- the cth1 gene encoding cysteine three histidine 1, producing MFENSTNDFYLPSSHDEELVDNLCSEESEDGGSLSLEKALLPLVEGSLPGVSSWVCSTRYKTELCTGYSTAGFCKYAERCQFAHGLHELHVPFRHPKYKTEFCRSYHATGYCYYGSRCLFVHNPAEQRRALRRRNIPCRTFGSFGICPFGSHCNFLHDERKDGGNGGVDLTDCERTPSCSQSQMQSKKWKPRGSLCHTFNSFGFCLYGTRCRFQHGLPSKIQSPGGYASPQLSPCSSGLGSTFSNVSTSSPTSPLEPSSTVSNAFPSSSQDLSNLLPLAFHLQQLERQLERTNSLGLWENLL from the exons ATGTTTGAG aACAGCACCAATGACTTTTACCTGCCTTCATCTCACGACGAGGAGCTGGTTGACAACCTGTGCAGTGAGGAATCAGAGGATGGAGGCAGTCTGTCCCTGGAAAAGGCCTTGCTCCCCCTAGTGGAAGGTTCTCTCCCCGGCGTCTCCAGCTGGGTCTGCTCCACGCGCTACAAGACGGAGCTCTGCACCGGCTACTCCACCGCCGGCTTCTGCAAGTACGCCGAACGTTGCCAGTTTGCCCACGGGCTCCACGAACTACACGTTCCCTTCCGCCATCCCAAGTACAAGACGGAGTTCTGCCGCAGCTACCACGCCACCGGCTACTGCTACTACGGCAGCCGCTGTTTGTTCGTCCACAACCCGGCCGAGCAGCGCCGGGCCCTTCGTCGGAGGAACATTCCCTGTCGCACCTTCGGCTCCTTTGGGATTTGTCCTTTTGGCTCGCACTGCAACTTCCTGCACGACGAGCGCAAAGACGGGGGCAACGGCGGTGTTGATCTGACGGACTGTGAACGGACTCCGTCCTGCTCCCAGAGTCAAATGCAGTCCAAGAAGTGGAAGCCTCGCGGAAGTTTGTGCCACACTTTCAACTCCTTTGGTTTCTGCCTCTACGGCACACGCTGTCGCTTCCAGCACGGTCTCCCCAGCAAGATCCAGAGCCCAGGAGGATACGCGTCTCCCCAACTGTCTCCGTGCAGTTCAGGACTGGGTTCCACCTTTTCAAATGTCTCAACCTCATCTCCGACTTCTCCTCTTGAACCTTCGTCTACAGTCTCCAATGCATTTCCTTCTTCCAGCCAGGATCTGAGCAACCTATTGCCCCTGGCCttccacctgcagcagctggagcGGCAGCTGGAACGCACCAACTCTCTGGGACTCTGGGAGAACCTGCTCTGA